One segment of Fuscovulum ytuae DNA contains the following:
- a CDS encoding PstS family phosphate ABC transporter substrate-binding protein, with amino-acid sequence MSIRPPLSAACALLVAAGIAAPAMARDNIQIAGSSTVLPYATIVAELFGENFDHPTPVVEGGGSGAGRKKLCEGLGEGTIDIANSSSRIKQSDLDLCASNGVTGVMEVRFGYDGIVFAALRDQPDFAFTPADWYRALGAEIVQDGALVQNRLRDWAEVNPTFPSQEILAFIPGTKHGTREVFDHNVLLAGCKATGAHDLFADAATGDADAKKKAADEACLDLRTDGAAVDIDGDYTETLARVQSNPVGIGVFGLSFYQSNTDRLRVYTMDGVMPSVETIASGEYPVSRPLFFYVKLAHLGVIPGLREYVTFFLSDEVAGPDGPLADYGLVSDPKLAQTQAMIAAERPMEPLSQ; translated from the coding sequence ATGTCCATCCGCCCGCCTCTTTCTGCTGCCTGCGCCCTTCTGGTGGCGGCGGGCATCGCGGCCCCTGCAATGGCGCGCGACAATATCCAGATCGCGGGAAGTTCCACCGTTTTGCCCTATGCCACCATCGTGGCCGAACTTTTTGGTGAGAACTTCGATCATCCAACCCCGGTTGTCGAAGGCGGCGGGTCCGGGGCGGGGCGAAAGAAGCTCTGCGAAGGGCTGGGCGAGGGGACGATCGACATCGCCAACTCCTCCAGCCGGATCAAGCAATCCGACCTTGATCTTTGCGCCTCAAACGGGGTGACGGGTGTGATGGAGGTGCGCTTTGGTTATGACGGCATCGTTTTTGCCGCGCTGCGTGACCAGCCCGATTTCGCCTTTACCCCGGCGGATTGGTATCGCGCTTTGGGGGCAGAGATCGTGCAGGACGGCGCTTTGGTTCAGAACCGGTTGCGCGATTGGGCCGAAGTAAACCCAACCTTCCCGTCGCAAGAGATTCTGGCCTTCATCCCCGGCACCAAGCACGGCACGCGCGAGGTGTTTGACCACAACGTGCTTTTGGCAGGCTGCAAGGCCACAGGCGCGCATGACCTTTTTGCCGATGCGGCGACGGGGGATGCTGACGCCAAGAAGAAGGCCGCCGACGAGGCCTGCCTTGATCTGCGCACCGATGGCGCGGCCGTCGATATCGACGGCGACTATACGGAAACCTTGGCGCGGGTGCAGTCGAACCCGGTAGGGATTGGCGTCTTTGGCCTGTCCTTTTACCAATCGAACACGGATCGGCTGCGGGTCTATACGATGGACGGGGTGATGCCCTCGGTCGAAACCATCGCATCGGGCGAATACCCGGTGTCGCGCCCGCTGTTCTTTTATGTGAAGCTGGCGCATCTGGGCGTGATCCCCGGCCTGCGCGAATACGTCACCTTCTTCCTGTCGGATGAAGTGGCGGGGCCGGATGGCCCGCTTGCCGATTACGGCCTTGTGTCGGACCCCAAGCTTGCCCAGACGCAGGCCATGATCGCGGCCGAGCGGCCGATGGAACCGCTTTCGCAATAA
- the pstC gene encoding phosphate ABC transporter permease subunit PstC produces the protein MSLGLLLFVLLALAALGFVAGRQRALASVRGDARDLHSLPAYYGQAVALAAVVPAALVMLVWLIVQPLMVEQRTLGLILPEDIGPGSSRELVMSDIRRIAEGMGVLIASGAANDGEVAALATQPDALKDRLAGVNVALAAPISAHVAEAALIYRQSMAAGQGAMAVAVLAIAVAGFLLSLWRITPEFRARNVVERVVQVLLITASSLAILTTAGIIFSLVFESWHFFQLYPARDFFLSLTWSPKFGGGSDLGLWPLLWGTLYVSFIALLVAVPIGLMAAIYLSEYASPALRSIAKPAIEVLAGIPSIVYGLFALMTVGPFLRDWLAQPTGLGDSSSSVMTAGVVMGIMLIPYVSSLSDDIINAVPQALRDGSYAIGATQSETIKQVVFPAALPGIVGAILMAASRAIGETMIVVLGAGAAAKLDLNPFEAMTTVTVKIVSQLTGDTEFASPETLVAFALGLTLFVFTLGLNVLALYIVRKYREQYE, from the coding sequence ATGAGCCTCGGCCTTCTTCTTTTCGTTCTTCTGGCGCTGGCGGCGCTTGGCTTTGTTGCGGGGCGACAGCGGGCGCTGGCCTCGGTGCGGGGCGATGCGCGCGACTTGCATTCGCTGCCTGCCTATTACGGGCAGGCGGTGGCGCTGGCCGCCGTGGTGCCTGCGGCGCTGGTGATGCTGGTCTGGCTGATCGTGCAGCCGTTGATGGTGGAGCAGAGGACGCTTGGCCTGATCCTGCCCGAAGATATCGGCCCTGGATCGTCGCGTGAATTGGTGATGTCGGATATTCGGCGCATTGCCGAAGGCATGGGCGTCCTGATCGCGAGCGGTGCCGCGAATGACGGCGAGGTGGCGGCCCTTGCCACGCAGCCCGATGCCCTGAAGGACCGTCTGGCCGGGGTGAATGTCGCTCTGGCGGCCCCGATTTCGGCCCATGTGGCCGAGGCCGCGCTGATCTACCGCCAATCCATGGCGGCGGGGCAGGGGGCGATGGCCGTGGCCGTGCTGGCCATCGCGGTGGCGGGGTTTCTGCTATCGCTTTGGAGGATCACGCCTGAATTCCGCGCCCGCAATGTGGTGGAACGGGTGGTGCAGGTCCTGCTGATCACAGCGTCATCTCTGGCGATCCTGACAACGGCGGGGATCATCTTTTCGCTTGTTTTCGAAAGCTGGCATTTCTTCCAGCTTTACCCGGCGCGGGATTTCTTCCTGTCGCTGACGTGGTCGCCCAAATTTGGCGGCGGGTCCGATCTTGGGCTTTGGCCGCTGCTTTGGGGAACGCTCTATGTGTCGTTCATCGCGCTTTTGGTGGCGGTGCCGATCGGGCTGATGGCGGCGATTTACCTGTCGGAATATGCAAGCCCTGCGCTGCGATCCATCGCAAAACCGGCGATTGAGGTTTTGGCGGGCATCCCCTCCATCGTTTACGGCCTTTTCGCGCTGATGACGGTCGGCCCTTTCCTGCGCGATTGGCTTGCACAGCCCACGGGGCTTGGGGACAGTTCCTCTTCCGTCATGACGGCGGGGGTGGTGATGGGGATCATGCTGATCCCCTATGTGTCGTCCCTGTCGGATGACATCATCAACGCCGTGCCGCAGGCGCTGCGCGATGGGTCCTATGCGATCGGCGCGACGCAATCGGAAACCATCAAGCAGGTTGTCTTTCCCGCAGCCCTTCCCGGGATCGTGGGGGCGATCCTGATGGCCGCCAGCCGCGCGATTGGTGAGACAATGATCGTGGTCCTTGGGGCCGGGGCAGCGGCAAAGCTTGATCTCAACCCGTTCGAGGCGATGACCACCGTCACCGTCAAGATCGTGAGCCAGTTGACCGGCGACACCGAATTCGCCAGCCCCGAAACGCTGGTGGCCTTTGCCCTTGGGCTGACGCTCTTTGTCTTCACGCTGGGGCTGAATGTCCTCGCGCTTTATATCGTCCGCAAATACCGGGAGCAGTACGAATGA
- the pstA gene encoding phosphate ABC transporter permease PstA: MTAPAMAAPDKGASLVTPDARTRRRNASERRFRLLGLSAVGVGLLALVVLLSSVLGNGLSAFRQTWITIPVTLDAAVLDKQGNRNPDEMAKVTTLGYGKLLEKALVDALAEKGIPTDALTEKEVTGLLSKEAPADLRTEVLADPSLVGQTITFRALATSRIDGYLKGRVTRESAARDANVSPAQLDLADRMGEAGLMGMGFNAGFLTRPDASELRPEAAGLGVAILGSAYMMIVVLVLSLPIGVAASIYLEELAPKNRWTDLIEINIANLAAVPSIVYGILALALFINILGLPQSAPLVGGLVLTLMTLPTIIIATRASLKAVPPSIRDAALGVGASKMQAIFHHVLPLAMPGILTGTILGLARALGESAPLLLIGMVAFVRDFPAAPPAGFLDPAAALPVQVYSWTQRADPAFVERASGAIIVLLAFLLAMNALAIILRRRFERRW, from the coding sequence ATGACCGCGCCAGCCATGGCCGCGCCCGACAAGGGGGCCTCGCTCGTCACGCCGGACGCCCGGACGCGCCGCCGGAACGCATCGGAACGGCGCTTTCGCCTGCTGGGCCTTTCTGCGGTCGGCGTGGGGCTTCTGGCGCTGGTGGTGCTCTTGAGTTCGGTCCTTGGCAATGGCCTGTCGGCCTTTCGCCAGACGTGGATCACCATCCCCGTGACGCTGGATGCCGCCGTGTTGGACAAGCAGGGCAACCGCAATCCGGATGAGATGGCGAAGGTCACCACGCTGGGCTATGGCAAGCTGCTGGAGAAGGCGCTGGTCGACGCGTTGGCCGAAAAGGGCATCCCCACCGATGCGCTGACCGAAAAAGAGGTGACGGGCCTTCTGTCGAAAGAAGCCCCCGCCGATTTGCGCACGGAAGTGCTGGCCGATCCGTCGCTGGTGGGCCAGACCATCACCTTCCGCGCCTTGGCCACGTCGCGGATCGATGGCTATCTCAAGGGCCGCGTGACGCGCGAAAGCGCCGCGCGCGACGCCAATGTGAGCCCCGCACAGCTTGATCTGGCCGATCGCATGGGCGAAGCCGGTTTGATGGGCATGGGGTTCAATGCGGGCTTCCTGACACGCCCAGACGCATCTGAACTGCGCCCCGAAGCGGCGGGTCTAGGCGTGGCGATCCTCGGCTCGGCCTATATGATGATCGTGGTCTTGGTCCTGTCGCTGCCCATCGGGGTGGCCGCGTCGATCTATCTGGAAGAGCTGGCCCCGAAAAACCGCTGGACCGACCTGATCGAGATCAACATCGCCAACCTCGCTGCCGTGCCATCCATCGTCTATGGCATCCTTGCTTTGGCCTTGTTCATCAACATCCTCGGCCTGCCGCAATCCGCGCCCTTGGTGGGGGGGCTGGTGCTGACGCTGATGACCCTGCCCACGATCATCATCGCCACGCGCGCCAGCCTGAAGGCCGTGCCGCCGTCGATCCGCGATGCGGCGCTGGGGGTGGGGGCGTCGAAGATGCAGGCGATCTTTCACCATGTGCTGCCCTTGGCTATGCCGGGCATCCTGACGGGCACGATCCTTGGCCTTGCGCGGGCTTTGGGGGAATCCGCGCCGCTCCTTCTGATCGGGATGGTCGCCTTCGTGCGCGACTTCCCTGCCGCGCCGCCGGCGGGTTTCCTTGACCCCGCCGCCGCCCTTCCGGTGCAGGTCTATAGCTGGACCCAGCGCGCCGATCCCGCCTTTGTGGAACGGGCGTCGGGCGCGATTATCGTCCTTCTGGCCTTCCTTCTGGCCATGAACGCGCTTGCCATCATCCTGCGCCGCCGGTTCGAGCGGCGCTGGTAA
- the pstB gene encoding phosphate ABC transporter ATP-binding protein PstB, with product MNDMRLTERAVTETAKMTARGVQVHYGTNHALKDVDVDILDKTVTAFIGPSGCGKSTFLRCLNRMNDTVASARVTGRIEMDGQDIYDPRVDPVQLRAKVGMVFQKPNPFPKSIYDNVAYGPKIHGLARNKAELDQIVETSLKKAALWNEVKDRLSAPGTGLSGGQQQRLCIARAVATSPEVLLMDEPCSALDPIATAQVEELIDELRAQFSVVIVTHSMQQAARVSQRTAFFHLGHLVEYGETGHIFTNPTDPRTEAYITGRIG from the coding sequence ATGAACGACATGCGTCTGACGGAGAGAGCTGTGACAGAAACCGCCAAGATGACGGCCCGCGGCGTGCAGGTCCATTACGGGACGAACCATGCACTGAAGGATGTGGATGTCGATATCCTCGACAAGACGGTGACGGCTTTCATCGGCCCCTCGGGTTGCGGCAAATCAACCTTCCTGCGCTGCCTGAACCGGATGAACGACACGGTGGCATCAGCGCGCGTGACGGGCCGGATCGAGATGGACGGGCAAGACATCTATGACCCCCGCGTCGATCCGGTGCAGCTGCGCGCCAAGGTGGGGATGGTGTTCCAGAAGCCCAACCCTTTCCCGAAGTCGATCTATGACAATGTGGCCTATGGCCCCAAGATCCATGGTCTTGCGCGCAACAAGGCCGAGCTTGACCAGATTGTCGAAACCTCGCTGAAGAAGGCCGCCTTGTGGAACGAGGTGAAAGACAGGCTTTCCGCCCCCGGCACTGGCCTTTCGGGCGGTCAGCAGCAGCGGCTTTGCATCGCCCGCGCGGTGGCCACCTCGCCAGAGGTCCTGCTGATGGACGAACCCTGCTCGGCCCTTGACCCCATCGCCACCGCACAGGTGGAAGAGTTGATCGACGAACTTCGCGCCCAATTCTCGGTCGTGATCGTGACCCATTCCATGCAGCAGGCCGCGCGCGTGTCGCAGCGCACGGCGTTTTTCCATCTGGGTCATCTGGTTGAATATGGCGAGACGGGCCATATCTTCACCAACCCGACCGATCCCCGCACCGAAGCCTATATCACCGGCCGTATCGGCTGA
- the phoU gene encoding phosphate signaling complex protein PhoU yields MSQSHIMSAFDRDLETIQALLARMGGLVEAAILDAAEALETRDEEIAQRVRAGDKAIDALEEQINSECARVIAIRAPAASDLRTVLTVMKIAANLERCGDYAKNLAKRSMVLAQMTALPGSTGSIRRMAKQVALLLKDGLDAYIARDAKLAEDVRQRDHEVDQMYNALFRELLTHMMEDPRNITPAMHLHFIAKNIERVGDHATAVAEQVIYLITGQLPGDARPKVDSTLTGPAS; encoded by the coding sequence ATGTCACAGTCGCACATCATGTCTGCCTTCGACCGCGATCTTGAAACCATTCAGGCGCTGCTGGCGCGGATGGGCGGGCTGGTCGAGGCCGCGATCCTTGACGCCGCCGAGGCGCTGGAAACCCGCGATGAAGAAATCGCCCAACGCGTGCGCGCGGGCGACAAGGCCATCGACGCGCTGGAGGAACAGATCAATTCTGAATGCGCCCGCGTCATTGCCATCCGCGCGCCTGCCGCATCTGATCTGCGCACGGTGCTGACGGTGATGAAGATCGCGGCCAATCTGGAACGCTGCGGCGACTATGCCAAGAACCTTGCCAAACGGTCGATGGTTCTGGCCCAGATGACCGCGCTGCCGGGATCGACGGGGTCGATCCGGCGCATGGCAAAACAGGTGGCGCTGCTGCTTAAGGATGGGCTGGATGCCTATATCGCCCGCGATGCCAAGCTGGCCGAAGATGTGCGCCAGCGCGACCATGAGGTCGACCAGATGTACAACGCGCTGTTTCGCGAACTTCTGACCCATATGATGGAAGACCCGCGCAACATCACCCCCGCGATGCATCTGCATTTCATCGCCAAGAACATCGAACGGGTGGGGGACCATGCCACCGCCGTGGCCGAACAGGTGATCTATCTGATCACCGGCCAATTGCCCGGCGATGCGCGCCCCAAAGTCGACAGCACGCTGACCGGCCCGGCCTCCTGA
- the phoB gene encoding phosphate regulon transcriptional regulator PhoB, whose product MTTRPTVLLVEDEPAQREVLAYNLAADGFEVVQAVTGAEAELIVAETPPDVILLDWMLPELSGIELCRRLKARAETRRIPVIMISARSEEVDRVRGLETGADDYVVKPYSMVELMARVRVQLRRVRPATVGIVLEHGDIRLDTETHRVHRGAEEVRLGPTEFRLLACFMERPGRVFTREALLDRVWGRDIYVETRTVDVHVGRLRKVLTEGGGEDPIRTVRGSGYALG is encoded by the coding sequence ATGACCACGCGCCCCACCGTTTTGCTGGTCGAGGATGAACCCGCGCAGCGCGAGGTGCTGGCCTATAACCTTGCCGCCGATGGGTTCGAGGTGGTGCAGGCCGTGACCGGGGCCGAGGCGGAATTGATCGTCGCGGAAACCCCACCGGATGTGATCCTGCTGGACTGGATGCTGCCCGAACTTTCGGGGATCGAGTTGTGCCGCCGCCTCAAGGCGCGGGCCGAGACGCGGCGGATTCCGGTCATCATGATCTCGGCCCGCAGTGAAGAGGTGGATCGTGTCCGGGGGCTGGAAACCGGGGCGGATGACTATGTGGTAAAGCCCTATTCGATGGTCGAACTGATGGCGCGGGTGCGGGTGCAGCTCCGGCGCGTGCGGCCCGCCACGGTGGGGATCGTGTTGGAACATGGCGACATAAGGCTGGACACGGAAACCCACCGCGTCCATCGCGGCGCAGAAGAGGTGCGGCTTGGCCCCACCGAGTTCCGTCTGCTGGCCTGTTTCATGGAGCGTCCCGGCCGCGTCTTCACCCGCGAGGCGCTGCTCGACCGGGTCTGGGGCCGCGATATCTATGTCGAAACGCGGACAGTGGATGTCCATGTGGGGCGGTTGCGCAAAGTGCTGACAGAAGGCGGGGGGGAAGACCCGATCCGCACGGTGCGCGGATCGGGTTATGCGCTTGGCTGA
- a CDS encoding nucleoside hydrolase: MAQARKIIIDTDPGQDDAVAILLALASPDEIEVLGITAVAGNVPLPLTQRNARIICELAGQPEMRVFSGCDRPMRRKLVTAEHVHGKTGLDGPQMADPVMPLQSQHGVDFLIETLRREPANSVTLCPLGPLTNIATAFERAPDIVDRVEQIVLMGGAYFEVGNITPAAEFNIYVDPEAAAIVFGSGVPLVVMPLDVTHKALTNRARIEAFRAIGNTSGRMVAEWTDFFERFDMQKYGSEGAPLHDPCVIAYLLRPELFAGRHINVEIETQSDLTLGMTVADWWGVTDRPANALFVGSVDAEGFYALLTERIARLP; encoded by the coding sequence ATGGCACAGGCGCGCAAGATCATCATCGATACCGATCCCGGACAGGATGATGCGGTTGCGATCCTTCTCGCCCTTGCCAGCCCAGATGAGATTGAGGTGCTGGGGATCACCGCCGTCGCGGGGAATGTGCCCTTGCCGCTGACCCAGCGGAATGCCCGTATCATTTGCGAATTGGCGGGACAGCCGGAAATGCGCGTCTTTTCGGGCTGCGACCGACCGATGCGGCGCAAGCTTGTGACGGCCGAACATGTCCATGGCAAAACGGGCCTTGATGGCCCGCAAATGGCCGATCCGGTGATGCCTTTGCAAAGCCAGCATGGCGTGGATTTCCTGATTGAAACGCTGCGCCGGGAGCCGGCAAATTCGGTGACGCTCTGCCCGCTTGGTCCGCTCACCAATATCGCCACGGCCTTTGAGCGTGCGCCCGATATCGTGGATCGGGTGGAACAGATCGTGCTGATGGGGGGGGCCTATTTCGAGGTGGGCAACATCACCCCCGCGGCCGAGTTCAACATCTATGTCGACCCCGAGGCGGCGGCGATCGTGTTCGGTTCAGGCGTGCCGCTGGTGGTGATGCCGCTGGATGTGACGCATAAGGCCCTGACCAACCGCGCGCGGATCGAGGCGTTTCGCGCGATTGGCAACACGTCCGGTCGCATGGTGGCGGAATGGACGGATTTCTTCGAACGTTTCGACATGCAGAAATACGGCAGCGAAGGCGCCCCGCTGCATGACCCTTGCGTCATCGCCTATCTGCTGCGCCCCGAACTGTTCGCAGGCCGCCACATCAATGTGGAAATCGAAACGCAGTCGGACCTGACGCTGGGCATGACTGTGGCCGATTGGTGGGGTGTGACGGACAGGCCCGCCAACGCGCTGTTCGTTGGATCGGTCGATGCGGAAGGGTTCTATGCGCTGCTGACGGAACGGATCGCGCGGCTTCCGTAG
- a CDS encoding Fe(3+) ABC transporter substrate-binding protein produces MRFSLLALACATTALPALADEINVYSHRQPELIQPLVDAFTAETGITVNVAFVDKGMAERLVAEGARSPADLVLTVDIARLQQIVDAGVTQPVQSDVLEANIPADLRDAEDHWFGLTSRARIVYASVDRVAEGEVTTYEDLADPKWKGRVCIRSGTNDYNVALTAAMLAHHGVEETRAWLEGVKANLARKPEGGDRDQVKAIAAGQCDIAVGNTYYIGQMLNDPEQKEAAEAVRILFPIFEGAGTHLNVSGVAMTKAAPNRENALKFMEWLSSDEAQRIYAETNHEFPVKPEVAKSALVASWGTFTPDPMPLTDVAKLRPDALKLIEEVNFDG; encoded by the coding sequence ATGCGCTTTTCTCTCCTGGCCCTTGCCTGTGCCACCACCGCGCTGCCTGCGCTGGCCGATGAGATCAACGTCTATTCCCACCGCCAGCCGGAACTGATCCAGCCGCTCGTCGATGCCTTCACCGCCGAGACGGGGATCACCGTCAATGTGGCTTTTGTCGACAAGGGGATGGCCGAGCGTCTGGTGGCGGAAGGCGCGCGCTCGCCCGCCGATCTGGTGCTGACGGTGGATATCGCGCGTTTGCAACAGATCGTGGATGCGGGGGTGACGCAGCCGGTGCAGTCGGATGTGCTGGAGGCCAATATTCCTGCCGATCTGCGCGATGCAGAGGATCATTGGTTCGGCCTGACCAGCCGCGCGCGCATCGTCTATGCCAGCGTGGATCGCGTGGCCGAGGGCGAAGTGACCACTTATGAAGACCTCGCCGATCCGAAATGGAAGGGCCGCGTCTGCATCCGCTCTGGCACCAATGATTACAACGTCGCGCTGACAGCGGCGATGCTGGCGCATCACGGGGTAGAGGAAACCCGTGCTTGGCTGGAAGGTGTGAAGGCGAACCTTGCGCGCAAACCCGAAGGTGGGGATCGCGATCAGGTCAAGGCCATTGCGGCGGGCCAATGCGATATCGCGGTGGGCAACACCTATTACATCGGCCAGATGCTGAATGACCCGGAACAGAAAGAGGCCGCCGAGGCGGTGCGCATTCTGTTCCCGATCTTCGAAGGGGCCGGGACGCATCTGAACGTGTCGGGCGTCGCGATGACCAAGGCCGCGCCGAATCGCGAGAATGCGCTGAAGTTCATGGAATGGCTGTCGTCGGACGAGGCGCAGCGCATCTATGCCGAAACCAACCACGAATTCCCGGTGAAGCCGGAGGTGGCGAAATCGGCACTGGTGGCAAGCTGGGGCACGTTCACGCCCGATCCTATGCCCTTGACCGATGTGGCAAAGCTGCGCCCCGATGCGCTGAAACTGATCGAGGAAGTCAATTTCGACGGCTAA
- the mazG gene encoding nucleoside triphosphate pyrophosphohydrolase — MAEGDAGGNPITDPKGGMPRLLAIMRALRDPQAGCPWDIAQDFDSIAPYTLEEAHEVADAITRRAWGELRGELGDLLFQVVYHAQMAEEAGHFAFDDVVQAISDKMVARHPHVFGNESRDKSAAQQTADWERMKAAERGAARVLDGVALALPALTRAVKLQKRAARVGFDWPSTDEVVAKIAEEAAELVEARDRLTETEVAEEFGDLLFVMANLARHLEVDPEAALRAANAKFTRRFARIEDWLAEAGRTPSDSDLAEMDALWNRAKAEEKAAKTENGI, encoded by the coding sequence ATGGCGGAAGGCGACGCAGGCGGGAACCCGATCACCGATCCCAAAGGCGGCATGCCGCGGCTTCTGGCGATCATGCGCGCCTTGCGCGATCCGCAGGCAGGATGCCCCTGGGATATCGCACAGGATTTCGACAGCATCGCCCCATACACGCTGGAAGAGGCGCATGAGGTGGCCGATGCCATCACCCGCCGCGCTTGGGGCGAGTTGCGGGGGGAGTTGGGCGATTTGCTGTTTCAGGTCGTCTATCACGCGCAGATGGCCGAAGAGGCGGGGCATTTTGCCTTTGACGATGTGGTGCAGGCGATCTCTGACAAGATGGTGGCGCGGCATCCGCATGTCTTTGGCAACGAAAGCCGCGACAAGAGCGCCGCGCAGCAAACCGCAGATTGGGAACGGATGAAGGCAGCCGAACGCGGGGCCGCGCGGGTTCTGGATGGGGTCGCGCTGGCCCTGCCTGCCCTGACGCGGGCGGTCAAGTTGCAAAAGCGGGCGGCGCGGGTGGGGTTCGACTGGCCCTCGACCGATGAGGTCGTGGCCAAGATCGCCGAAGAGGCCGCCGAACTGGTCGAGGCGCGGGATCGGTTGACCGAGACAGAGGTGGCCGAAGAATTCGGCGACCTTCTATTCGTCATGGCAAATCTGGCCCGTCATCTGGAGGTGGACCCAGAGGCCGCCCTGCGCGCGGCCAATGCCAAATTCACCCGCCGCTTTGCCCGCATCGAGGATTGGCTCGCCGAGGCAGGCCGCACACCCTCGGACAGCGATCTGGCCGAGATGGACGCGCTTTGGAACCGCGCCAAGGCCGAAGAGAAAGCGGCGAAGACAGAGAACGGCATCTGA
- a CDS encoding M20 aminoacylase family protein, with translation MPVLNRIAAYAEEMKAWRRHLHAHPELGFDCHDTAAFIVDRLREMGVDEIHTGIAKTGIVAILKGQGAEAGDAPTIGLRADMDALPIEEQTGAEHASTIPGKMHACGHDGHVTMLLGAAKYLAETRRFSGRVALLFQPAEEDGGGGEVMVKEGVMDRFGIGSVYGIHNAPNVEFGHFHTNPGALMASVDTAFVHITGKGGHGATPHECIDPVVAVVGMVGAIQTIIPRNVYALDEAVISVTQIHAGTASNIIPEEATFCATIRCFNPEVRALLKRRIHEIIEGHALAYNVTARIEYDWGYPATINEAASAAFAAEVAREVSGETAVNDTANREMGSEDFSYMLEARPGAYLFLGTGPGAGLHHPAYDFNDEAAPIGASFFARLVERAQPVA, from the coding sequence ATGCCCGTCCTGAACCGTATCGCCGCTTATGCCGAAGAAATGAAGGCCTGGCGTCGTCATCTGCACGCCCATCCCGAACTTGGCTTTGATTGTCACGACACGGCGGCCTTCATCGTGGACCGCCTTCGCGAGATGGGGGTGGATGAGATCCATACCGGAATCGCCAAGACCGGGATCGTGGCGATCCTGAAAGGGCAGGGCGCTGAGGCCGGGGATGCCCCGACCATCGGCCTGCGCGCCGATATGGATGCGCTGCCGATCGAGGAACAGACCGGGGCCGAACATGCGTCGACCATCCCCGGCAAGATGCATGCCTGCGGCCATGATGGCCATGTCACCATGCTTTTGGGCGCGGCGAAGTATCTGGCCGAGACTCGCCGCTTTTCGGGCCGTGTGGCGCTTTTGTTCCAGCCCGCAGAAGAGGATGGTGGCGGCGGCGAAGTGATGGTGAAGGAAGGTGTGATGGACCGGTTCGGGATCGGGTCGGTCTATGGCATCCACAATGCGCCCAACGTGGAATTCGGCCATTTCCACACCAATCCCGGCGCCTTGATGGCGTCGGTCGATACGGCCTTCGTGCATATCACCGGCAAGGGTGGCCATGGCGCGACCCCGCATGAATGCATCGATCCAGTGGTGGCCGTGGTGGGCATGGTCGGGGCGATCCAGACGATCATCCCGCGCAACGTCTATGCGCTGGACGAGGCGGTGATTTCCGTCACCCAGATCCATGCCGGGACCGCGTCGAACATCATCCCCGAAGAGGCGACGTTCTGCGCCACGATCCGCTGTTTCAATCCCGAAGTGCGCGCACTGCTCAAGCGCCGCATCCATGAGATCATCGAAGGCCATGCGCTGGCTTATAACGTGACGGCGCGGATCGAATATGACTGGGGCTATCCGGCAACGATTAATGAGGCCGCCTCTGCCGCTTTCGCTGCCGAAGTGGCGCGCGAGGTGTCGGGCGAGACGGCTGTGAATGACACCGCCAACCGCGAGATGGGGTCGGAAGATTTCTCTTACATGCTTGAGGCGCGACCGGGGGCCTATCTCTTCCTTGGCACCGGGCCGGGCGCGGGGCTGCATCATCCGGCCTATGACTTCAACGACGAGGCGGCCCCGATCGGTGCCAGTTTCTTCGCCCGCCTTGTGGAGCGCGCCCAACCTGTGGCCTGA